A part of Gossypium hirsutum isolate 1008001.06 chromosome A07, Gossypium_hirsutum_v2.1, whole genome shotgun sequence genomic DNA contains:
- the LOC107918881 gene encoding uncharacterized protein, with protein MLDSVEANNFEALPLLSLNHVSLLCRSVWDSVRFYEDVFGFVSIKRPSSFKFNGAWLYNYGIGIHLIENPSIDDFDTIVEPRPINPKDNHISFQCTDVGLVMRRLQDMGMK; from the exons ATGTTGGACTCTGTGGAAGCAAACAACTTTGAGGCATTGCCACTTCTGTCATTGAATCATGTCTCATTGTTGTGTAGATCAGTCTGGGATTCAGTGCGGTTCTATGAAGATGTTTTCGGCTTTGTTTCCATCAAACGCCCTTCTTCTTTCAAGTTCAATGGAGCTTG GTTGTATAATTATGGCATTGGGATACACTTAATTGAGAATCCATCAATCGATGATTTCGACACTATCGTTGAACCTCGACCGATTAATCCAAAGGATAATCACATATCCTTCCAG TGTACTGATGTTGGCCTTGTCATGAGGAGGCTGCAAGACATGGGAATGAAGTAA
- the LOC107918796 gene encoding CBL-interacting serine/threonine-protein kinase 6 has protein sequence MADKAKNNKNPGLLHGKYELGRMLGHGTFAKVYHARNLQTGKNVAMKVVGKEKVINAGMTEQIKREISVMKMVKHPNIVELNEVMATKTKIYFAMELVRGGELFSKVAKGRLDEDSARLYFQQLVSAIDFCHSRGVYHRDLKPENLLLDEDGNLKVADFGLSAFSEHLKQDGLLHTSCGTPAYVAPEVIGKKGYDGAKVDIWSCGVILYVLLAGFLPFQDDNLIAMYRKIYRGDFKCPPWFSSEARRLITKLLDPNPKTRITISKIMDSSWFKKSTPKVVKLKTKEDPEFEHFNGDKSSKPETLNAFHIISLSDGFDLSPLFEEKKREEKQELRFATTRPASSVISRLEEVAKSLKFSVKKNESRVRLQGQECGRKGKLAVAADIFTVTPSFLVVEVKKDNGDTLEYNQFCSKELRPALKDIVWTSPAENSTLA, from the coding sequence ATGGCGGATAaagctaaaaataataaaaacccgGGTTTGCTTCACGGAAAATACGAGCTTGGTCGGATGTTGGGTCATGGTACTTTCGCCAAAGTTTACCATGCACGGAATCTTCAGACAGGGAAGAACGTTGCCATGAAAGTCGTCGGCAAAGAAAAAGTGATAAACGCTGGTATGACGGAGCAGATCAAGCGTGAGATTTCCGTCATGAAAATGGTGAAACATCCGAATATAGTCGAATTGAATGAAGTTATGGCAACTAAAACCAAGATTTACTTCGCCATGGAACTTGTCCGTGGCGGAGAACTTTTCTCTAAAGTCGCTAAAGGCCGGCTCGATGAAGACTCGGCGAGACTTTACTTTCAACAATTGGTTTCCGCCATCGATTTCTGCCATAGCCGCGGCGTTTACCACCGTGATTTGAAGCCTGAGAATTTGCTGTTAGACGAAGATGGAAACCTGAAAGTTGCTGATTTCGGACTCAGTGCTTTCTCGGAACATTTGAAACAAGATGGGTTATTGCATACAAGTTGTGGAACACCAGCTTATGTTGCCCCTGAAGTTATTGGGAAGAAAGGATATGATGGAGCCAAGGTTGATATTTGGTCTTGTGGTGTTATCCTTTATGTTCTTCTTGCTGGGTTCTTGCCATTTCAAGATGATAACTTGATTGCCATGTATAGAAAGATTTACAGAGGAGATTTCAAATGTCCGCCATGGTTTTCTTCTGAAGCTCGCAGATTAATCACTAAGCTTTTAGACCCTAACCCGAAGACTCGAATCACCATCTCGAAGATCATGGACTCGTCCTGGTTCAAGAAATCTACACCCAAGGTGGTTAAACTCAAAACCAAGGAAGACCCAGAATTTGAACATTTCAATGGCGACAAATCATCAAAGCCTGAGACATTGAACGCCTTTCATATCATTTCATTATCCGATGGCTTTGATTTATCGCCGTTGTtcgaagagaaaaagagagaagagaaaCAAGAGCTGAGATTCGCTACAACCAGGCCGGCGAGCAGTGTGATATCGAGACTGGAAGAGGTGGCCAAGTCGTTGAAGTTCAGTGTGAAGAAGAACGAGTCGAGAGTGAGGTTGCAGGGTCAGGAATGTGGGAGGAAAGGGAAATTAGCAGTGGCCGCCGATATATTCACGGTGACGCCCTCGTTCCTGGTGGTGGAAGTTAAAAAGGACAACGGCGATACCCTAGAATACAACCAGTTTTGCAGTAAAGAGCTCCGACCGGCGCTTAAAGACATCGTGTGGACGTCACCCGCCGAGAACTCGACACTTGCTTGA